A part of Bacteroidia bacterium genomic DNA contains:
- a CDS encoding Gfo/Idh/MocA family oxidoreductase yields MKYSRRKFIQSSGVALTGVSLLGMRAFPRKIQKVAPSDILRVGLIGCRGMGAFDLKNHLKIDGVACAALCDVDSQVLADRTKEIGELTGKTPANYSDYRKLLDDKNIDIVIIGTPDHWHCLQMVHACEAGKDVYVEKPMANSIEECRVMAEAAGKYNRIVQVGQQQRSGKHWQTVVDFVQSGKLGHIRRVKVWANFNYGKGLPKVPDTTPPAGFDWDMYLGPAAAQPYNASRVHGGWRHQWAFGGGLMTDWGVHLLDIVLWAMKVKGAPKAVSAAGGIYNYINQAIETPDTLDVLYEMDGFTLTWEHNGGIQREQYDRVYGIAFMGENGTLVVNRESWQIYPETREGKDVIETRPRQQGQNSYHAEHAANFIDAVRNRTSPACTVEDGYAAAFYAHMGNIAYRTGSRLEWDEEKRSFGGNKAASALVKPKYRKPWELP; encoded by the coding sequence ATGAAATACTCGCGAAGAAAATTTATCCAAAGCTCTGGCGTTGCGCTGACAGGAGTCTCGTTGCTGGGTATGCGCGCATTTCCCCGGAAAATACAAAAAGTTGCGCCTTCTGACATCCTGCGTGTGGGTCTGATTGGTTGTCGGGGAATGGGTGCCTTTGACCTGAAAAACCACCTTAAAATTGACGGAGTGGCGTGCGCCGCCCTTTGTGATGTAGACAGTCAGGTTTTGGCAGACAGGACAAAAGAGATCGGAGAACTGACAGGCAAAACGCCTGCAAACTATTCTGACTACCGCAAATTGCTCGACGATAAAAACATAGATATCGTCATCATCGGCACGCCTGACCACTGGCATTGTCTTCAGATGGTACATGCCTGTGAAGCAGGGAAAGATGTATACGTGGAAAAACCCATGGCCAACTCTATTGAAGAATGCAGGGTCATGGCAGAAGCTGCGGGGAAATACAACCGGATTGTTCAGGTCGGTCAACAGCAGCGCAGCGGAAAACACTGGCAGACAGTCGTTGATTTTGTACAATCAGGAAAATTGGGACATATACGGAGAGTAAAGGTATGGGCCAATTTTAACTATGGGAAAGGACTGCCCAAAGTACCTGATACAACACCACCGGCAGGTTTTGACTGGGATATGTATCTGGGACCAGCAGCAGCGCAGCCATACAATGCGAGCCGTGTTCATGGCGGCTGGCGGCACCAATGGGCTTTTGGCGGCGGACTGATGACCGACTGGGGCGTACATTTGCTGGACATTGTATTATGGGCAATGAAAGTCAAAGGAGCGCCAAAAGCTGTGTCTGCGGCAGGAGGCATTTACAATTACATCAACCAGGCGATTGAGACGCCTGATACATTGGATGTATTGTATGAAATGGACGGATTTACCCTGACATGGGAGCACAATGGCGGGATACAGCGCGAGCAGTATGACAGAGTATATGGGATTGCATTCATGGGCGAGAATGGGACCCTGGTGGTAAACCGGGAAAGCTGGCAGATATATCCGGAAACCCGGGAGGGTAAAGATGTTATAGAAACTAGGCCCCGGCAGCAGGGACAAAACAGTTACCATGCGGAGCATGCGGCCAACTTTATTGATGCTGTCAGGAACCGAACAAGCCCGGCCTGTACCGTGGAAGACGGATATGCAGCAGCGTTTTATGCGCATATGGGAAATATTGCCTATCGCACGGGGTCGCGGCTGGAGTGGGATGAAGAGAAGCGGAGCTTTGGCGGAAATAAAGCGGCCAGCGCGCTGGTGAAACCGAAATACAGGAAGCCCTGGGAATTGCCATAA
- a CDS encoding CAP domain-containing protein → MRNLILLSLVNFLFISPILSQNQEVFPDSAYAKYTWQSFVKMPQLKDTLDWENVDYSLLNAAVFFLTNKSREENRRKPLVFSPALRDVADYHSSQMAQYEFVDHYNRRNPAYSTPEKRGKRFKVDVIAENVASSFLYDYKSGTNFYRASRGDSFDFYDNDNRPILPHTYLGFATQIVNDWMSSKGHRSNILHPGLHTLGCAIRAGKNDMAEGMIPMGYGTQNFGL, encoded by the coding sequence ATGAGAAACCTGATCTTGTTGTCCCTGGTTAATTTTCTCTTTATTTCCCCTATCCTGAGCCAGAATCAGGAGGTCTTCCCTGATAGCGCTTACGCAAAATATACCTGGCAATCCTTTGTGAAAATGCCTCAGCTTAAGGATACGCTGGATTGGGAGAATGTGGACTACAGCCTGTTGAATGCCGCCGTTTTTTTCCTTACCAATAAGTCCCGTGAAGAAAACCGCAGGAAACCGCTCGTATTTTCGCCCGCTCTCCGGGATGTGGCAGATTACCATTCATCTCAAATGGCTCAGTACGAATTTGTGGATCACTACAACCGGCGAAACCCAGCATACAGTACGCCTGAAAAGCGGGGGAAACGGTTTAAGGTGGACGTGATTGCGGAAAATGTGGCCAGTTCGTTTTTATATGACTATAAGTCCGGCACCAATTTTTACCGTGCGAGCCGGGGAGATAGTTTCGATTTTTATGATAATGATAACCGCCCTATCTTGCCACATACCTATTTGGGTTTTGCTACTCAGATTGTCAATGACTGGATGTCTTCCAAAGGCCACCGCTCAAACATTCTTCACCCGGGGTTGCATACGTTGGGTTGTGCGATCAGAGCAGGGAAAAATGATATGGCGGAAGGAATGATTCCGATGGGATACGGGACGCAAAATTTTGGACTATAA
- a CDS encoding sulfatase-like hydrolase/transferase, giving the protein MNFRIERLCLSLFLLLAACANSRENAPDEIRNIVFIIGDDHAAYAIGAYGNRDIHTPNLDRLANAGVMFRSAYANAPVCSASRQSLLTGRYPHAAGVTLLRTPLPDSQITVAEHLKTFGYHTAAIGKMHFNNQLSHGFDTLIERKAYQKYLEANPPAPVPDSIAVRPPWHPFRDHARVWLNSEALPSAYADKDDIGTFYAHEANKFMEANKDNPFCMWVGFHEPHSPFNFPVEFRNRFQGKDMKLPQGTEEDDQWIPEVFADLTDEEKKGIIAAYYTSVEYLDKNVGIILDQIESLGLVRNTMIVYIGDHGYLLNHHKRFEKHMMWEPAVHAPMIICAPGHFPSGIVIDPLVEFVDLVPTLLEGLGKPPMETAQGKSMMPLIMQKSSLHKDYIFSEFLSDNKAMVRTKEWKYIFSTGKRDLGQGYATGNPPPGITHRLYDLAADPNETTNLAGKPDYQGVLGEMQNIMISHFRRTHPNAANVPESDSAETELAAFCEPPEGDEDPDTR; this is encoded by the coding sequence ATGAATTTTCGTATTGAACGTCTTTGTCTGAGCCTTTTTTTGCTACTGGCGGCTTGTGCTAACTCACGGGAGAACGCACCCGATGAAATACGCAATATCGTGTTTATCATTGGCGATGACCACGCAGCCTATGCCATTGGGGCATATGGCAACCGCGATATTCATACGCCGAACCTCGACCGGCTTGCCAATGCCGGAGTAATGTTTCGCAGTGCCTACGCCAACGCTCCGGTTTGCAGTGCTTCGCGCCAGTCTTTGCTTACCGGCCGTTATCCACACGCAGCCGGCGTTACGCTGCTTCGCACCCCGCTGCCTGATTCACAGATAACCGTTGCCGAACACCTCAAAACCTTCGGCTACCATACCGCGGCCATTGGCAAAATGCATTTCAACAATCAGCTTTCCCATGGATTTGATACGCTGATTGAGCGAAAAGCCTATCAGAAGTACCTTGAGGCAAATCCTCCGGCTCCTGTACCTGATTCTATTGCAGTCAGACCTCCCTGGCATCCGTTTCGGGATCATGCCCGCGTCTGGCTCAACTCGGAAGCATTGCCTTCGGCTTATGCTGATAAAGATGATATCGGAACCTTTTATGCGCATGAAGCCAATAAGTTTATGGAGGCCAATAAGGACAACCCCTTTTGTATGTGGGTGGGGTTTCACGAACCGCATTCTCCTTTCAATTTCCCGGTAGAATTCAGAAACAGATTCCAGGGAAAGGATATGAAACTTCCCCAGGGTACGGAAGAGGACGATCAGTGGATTCCTGAAGTGTTTGCAGACCTTACCGATGAGGAAAAAAAGGGCATTATTGCTGCGTATTATACATCAGTAGAATATCTGGACAAAAATGTGGGCATTATTCTCGACCAAATCGAATCACTCGGTCTGGTGCGAAATACCATGATTGTCTATATCGGCGATCACGGCTATTTGCTCAATCATCACAAACGTTTTGAAAAACATATGATGTGGGAGCCTGCGGTTCATGCGCCAATGATCATTTGCGCTCCCGGCCACTTCCCTTCGGGTATTGTCATAGATCCTTTGGTAGAATTTGTAGATCTCGTACCAACCTTGCTCGAAGGATTGGGAAAACCGCCGATGGAAACCGCTCAGGGAAAGAGTATGATGCCACTGATCATGCAAAAGAGCTCGCTTCACAAAGATTATATTTTCTCCGAATTTCTGTCCGACAACAAAGCCATGGTGCGGACCAAGGAGTGGAAATATATTTTTAGCACCGGCAAACGCGATCTCGGGCAGGGCTATGCAACCGGAAACCCACCACCAGGCATTACGCATCGCCTGTATGATCTGGCTGCAGATCCAAATGAAACCACTAATCTGGCTGGTAAACCTGACTACCAGGGCGTACTGGGCGAAATGCAGAATATCATGATTTCCCACTTCCGGCGTACGCATCCAAATGCAGCAAATGTACCGGAGAGTGATTCTGCCGAAACAGAACTAGCTGCGTTCTGCGAACCACCGGAAGGGGATGAAGATCCTGATACTCGTTAA
- a CDS encoding Gfo/Idh/MocA family oxidoreductase, which yields MKNSDLTPKHLTNRRTFIRQSSLGLGAAALATSGLSLSALSACAQDESGKKLGIALVGLGNYAKNQLAPALLETKDCYLAGIVTGTPAKAEEWKAKYNIPDKNIYNYENFDSIADNPDIDIVYVVLPNSMHAEYTIRAAKAGKHVICEKPMAVSVAEAEQMIAACKAAKRKLYIGYRLHYDPFSMEAMRIAKEKVYGEIKIVEASFGFRIGDPTQWRLRKNLAGGGAMMDVGIYVIQGARYSTNEEPIAVTAREYKTDPVKFAEVDETIFWQMEFPSGAVANCGTTYNSNIQRLYAAAENGWFDIRPVYSYSGLKGETSDGPMQIQGINQQAAHMDGVARSLKTGEADHNISGEEGLRDMKIIEAIYQSIAQDGKRITLG from the coding sequence ATGAAAAATTCTGACTTAACACCCAAACATCTTACCAACCGTCGCACCTTCATCCGCCAGTCTTCGCTGGGGCTGGGAGCGGCTGCCCTGGCTACCTCTGGTCTCTCCCTTTCTGCCCTTTCGGCCTGTGCGCAGGATGAAAGCGGGAAAAAGCTCGGCATTGCGCTGGTAGGTCTCGGCAATTATGCCAAAAACCAGCTTGCACCTGCCCTCCTCGAAACCAAAGACTGCTACCTGGCGGGCATCGTCACTGGTACACCGGCAAAAGCCGAAGAGTGGAAAGCCAAATACAATATTCCCGATAAAAATATCTATAACTATGAAAATTTTGACTCCATAGCCGACAACCCCGACATCGATATTGTCTATGTAGTCCTGCCCAACTCCATGCATGCCGAATATACCATCCGCGCTGCAAAAGCCGGCAAACATGTCATATGCGAAAAGCCTATGGCCGTAAGTGTTGCAGAGGCCGAACAAATGATTGCTGCCTGTAAAGCCGCAAAAAGAAAACTCTATATTGGATACCGCCTGCACTACGATCCCTTTAGCATGGAAGCCATGCGTATCGCTAAGGAAAAAGTCTATGGGGAAATAAAGATTGTGGAAGCTAGTTTTGGATTTCGCATCGGCGACCCTACGCAATGGCGCCTGCGCAAAAATCTTGCAGGTGGAGGGGCCATGATGGACGTGGGCATTTATGTCATCCAGGGGGCGCGGTATTCTACCAATGAAGAACCGATTGCCGTCACGGCACGGGAATACAAAACCGATCCGGTCAAATTTGCGGAAGTAGATGAAACCATCTTCTGGCAGATGGAATTCCCCTCCGGTGCTGTCGCCAACTGTGGAACCACTTACAACTCCAATATTCAGCGATTATATGCAGCTGCTGAAAATGGCTGGTTTGACATTCGCCCGGTGTATAGCTACAGCGGCCTGAAAGGCGAAACCAGCGACGGGCCTATGCAGATACAGGGAATCAACCAGCAGGCTGCCCATATGGACGGCGTCGCCCGAAGCCTGAAAACCGGCGAAGCTGACCACAACATATCGGGGGAAGAAGGTCTCCGCGATATGAAAATCATTGAGGCGATTTATCAATCTATTGCCCAGGATGGCAAACGCATTACCCTGGGTTGA
- a CDS encoding NUDIX domain-containing protein, whose product MPTIPPPGSLSSVTIDCPIFGFDDFMLKILLVKRDIEPSKGMWALPGGWIFKHENTDDAAKRILEEATGVRDIYMEQLGVFGDVNRYPGERIITIGYTALINPHKYKLRHGPDVSEVRWFDTKAVPRLTFDHNEIVKSALEHLNKRFREEPISFELLPRKFTLPQILSLYESVLGIEMDRRNFRKKMLQLDILEKLEEKQKGVAHRAASLYRFDEKKYKENGFRFVIRDGK is encoded by the coding sequence ATGCCTACTATACCGCCTCCCGGATCATTATCCTCAGTTACGATTGACTGCCCGATTTTTGGCTTTGATGATTTTATGCTGAAAATACTGCTCGTCAAGCGCGATATAGAGCCATCTAAAGGAATGTGGGCTTTGCCCGGAGGATGGATTTTTAAGCATGAAAATACAGATGATGCAGCAAAACGTATTCTCGAAGAAGCTACCGGGGTGCGTGATATTTACATGGAGCAACTGGGCGTTTTTGGCGACGTCAACCGATATCCGGGGGAGCGAATTATTACCATTGGATACACCGCACTGATCAACCCGCATAAGTATAAACTCCGCCATGGCCCCGATGTCAGTGAGGTGCGTTGGTTTGATACAAAAGCTGTTCCCCGCCTTACTTTTGATCACAACGAAATTGTGAAAAGTGCCCTGGAACATCTTAATAAACGTTTTCGCGAAGAACCTATCAGCTTCGAACTACTTCCCCGCAAATTTACCCTTCCCCAAATCCTCAGCCTCTATGAGTCAGTACTGGGCATCGAGATGGACCGCCGTAATTTCCGAAAAAAAATGCTTCAGCTTGACATCCTTGAAAAGCTGGAAGAAAAACAGAAGGGGGTCGCTCACCGCGCTGCGAGTCTGTATCGGTTTGATGAAAAAAAATATAAAGAGAATGGCTTTCGTTTTGTGATAAGAGATGGAAAGTGA
- a CDS encoding glycoside hydrolase family 3 N-terminal domain-containing protein, with translation MNTISHTYLEEKIQSLLRAMTLAEKIGQMTQITHSVLLEEVILNADGSPGDDFSFAPEKATAFIRDHHIGSFLNGIAVSAQTWYEYTLALQQINLSIDRHGIPVIYGIDHVHGANYIENSTISPHNINLAATFDPGFPEKLARITGLESADLGHHWIFAPVLDVGRDPRFPRYYETFGEEPLVCAVMGKATIRGIEDNQETAPYRQAACAKHFLGYSVPKSGWDRTPAEIPDQVLYEYFIPPFRAAVEAGVKTFMINGSEINGVPVHASRRLLTHVLREQLGFKGVVVTDWEDVIRLHTLHKVASTPKEAVRIAIEAGIDMSMTPFTTDFCGLLKALVEEGTISESRIDESVARILKLKFDLGLFEHPYPRNDRFDRIKTPAHTDVALEAARESIVLLKNEQHLLPLQPEKIQKLVVCGPHANQKKTLAGGWTLRWIPHTDEIFPEDLDTVFTGLKKIYPDTEVVLSTKESLASDAVHADAIIVVVGEDPYSEGSGNIYDLTLEAGQQQWIRDAHATGKPVVVVMLSGRPRVIREVYPQCQAFIWAGLPGFEGAQAIAEVIAGKVNPSGKLPFSWPAWPGHFYPYDHRLMDLDNYRMLSDNETHMAKFGEGKSYTSFAYSDLQISSPNVSADGVIEATVKIKNTGSRPGKETILWYITDEYASITRPVKQLRFFEKKTLAPGEETISTFIIRPNQHLTFPDSEGNQLLEAGSFLVKVGEMSLRFELNES, from the coding sequence ATGAATACGATTTCACACACATACCTAGAAGAGAAAATCCAATCCCTGCTTCGGGCAATGACATTGGCTGAGAAGATTGGTCAGATGACCCAGATCACACATTCTGTGCTTCTTGAGGAGGTTATCCTCAATGCTGACGGAAGCCCGGGCGATGATTTCTCATTCGCTCCGGAAAAGGCGACAGCCTTTATCAGAGACCATCATATCGGCTCCTTTCTCAATGGAATCGCTGTCTCCGCTCAAACCTGGTACGAATATACACTCGCCCTTCAGCAAATCAATCTCAGCATCGACCGCCATGGCATTCCGGTCATTTATGGGATTGACCATGTCCATGGCGCAAACTATATCGAAAACAGCACCATTTCCCCTCACAACATCAACCTTGCGGCCACATTTGATCCCGGATTTCCGGAAAAACTGGCCCGTATCACGGGCTTAGAGTCGGCAGATCTCGGGCATCACTGGATATTTGCCCCGGTGCTTGACGTGGGCCGGGACCCGCGTTTTCCTCGCTATTATGAGACTTTTGGCGAAGAGCCGCTGGTATGTGCCGTCATGGGCAAAGCCACGATCAGAGGCATCGAAGACAATCAGGAAACAGCACCTTACCGGCAGGCCGCCTGTGCCAAACACTTTCTCGGCTATTCTGTACCCAAATCAGGATGGGATCGCACACCGGCGGAAATTCCCGATCAGGTATTGTACGAATATTTTATTCCACCTTTCCGCGCAGCAGTTGAAGCGGGGGTAAAAACATTTATGATCAACGGATCAGAAATCAATGGCGTGCCTGTACATGCTTCCCGCCGGCTACTTACCCATGTACTACGCGAACAGTTGGGCTTCAAGGGCGTGGTCGTTACAGACTGGGAAGATGTCATCCGGCTGCACACTTTGCACAAAGTGGCTTCAACGCCTAAAGAAGCCGTGCGTATCGCTATTGAAGCCGGAATCGACATGTCTATGACACCTTTTACCACAGACTTTTGTGGGTTATTAAAAGCATTGGTGGAAGAAGGCACCATCTCCGAATCGAGAATCGACGAGTCTGTCGCCCGTATTCTGAAACTCAAATTTGACCTGGGATTATTTGAGCATCCTTATCCCCGCAATGACCGCTTTGACAGAATCAAAACGCCTGCCCATACGGATGTGGCGCTTGAAGCGGCAAGGGAGTCTATCGTGTTGCTCAAAAATGAACAACACCTGCTGCCACTCCAGCCTGAGAAAATCCAAAAGCTGGTGGTATGTGGTCCGCATGCAAATCAGAAAAAAACGCTGGCCGGTGGCTGGACGCTTCGCTGGATTCCCCATACAGATGAAATCTTTCCCGAAGATCTGGACACTGTTTTTACCGGCTTAAAGAAAATCTATCCCGATACAGAGGTGGTACTTTCAACTAAAGAGTCATTGGCATCCGACGCAGTCCACGCAGATGCTATCATTGTGGTTGTGGGAGAAGATCCCTATTCGGAAGGTTCGGGAAATATCTATGATCTGACCCTGGAAGCCGGGCAGCAGCAATGGATCAGAGACGCCCATGCCACCGGAAAACCCGTTGTGGTTGTCATGCTTTCGGGAAGACCCCGGGTAATCCGGGAAGTATATCCGCAATGTCAGGCATTTATCTGGGCGGGGCTGCCGGGTTTTGAAGGCGCACAGGCAATCGCAGAAGTGATCGCAGGGAAAGTAAATCCGAGCGGAAAACTACCCTTCTCGTGGCCGGCATGGCCAGGGCATTTTTATCCCTATGATCACCGGCTGATGGATCTGGACAATTATCGCATGCTTTCCGACAATGAAACACATATGGCGAAATTTGGCGAAGGAAAAAGTTACACCTCCTTTGCTTACAGCGACCTGCAGATCAGCAGCCCAAATGTTTCTGCCGATGGTGTGATTGAGGCTACGGTAAAAATCAAAAATACAGGATCGCGCCCCGGAAAAGAGACCATCTTGTGGTATATCACTGACGAATATGCTTCTATTACCCGCCCAGTAAAACAACTGCGCTTTTTTGAGAAAAAGACACTGGCTCCGGGCGAAGAAACGATCAGCACCTTTATTATTCGTCCCAACCAGCACTTAACTTTTCCTGACAGCGAGGGAAATCAACTGCTGGAAGCAGGAAGTTTTTTGGTAAAAGTGGGAGAAATGAGTCTCAGGTTTGAACTGAATGAATCGTAA
- a CDS encoding sodium:solute symporter family protein — protein sequence MQLQAIDIVIIVGYLILTIIIGFYISKRASANMESYFLGGNSMPWYILGISNASGMFDITGTMWLVALIFVYGVKSIWIPWLWPVFNQIFLMVFLSMWLRRSNVMTGAEWINTRFGDRKDAKFANIIVIVFALVSVIGFLAYAFQGIGKFSYTFLPHSIESSAFGTIPLTPNVYGLIFIGITAIYVIKGGMYSVVLTEVLQFAIMTIASISVGVIAIFSVSPETIQAIVPDDWHNIFFGWKLTMDWQGTMASVNDKIVSDGYELFTFFFVMMVFKGVLVSLAGPAPNYDMQRVLATKSPKEAAMMSGFVTVALFFPRYMLIAGIAVMGLVGLHEVGFDPIYNAAESATDFELVLPYVIKTYLPVGLLGLLLAGLLAAFMSTVAATVNAAPAYLVNDIYKKYIRPDATEKTYVRMSYLATIAIVIIGVTFGYATDSINQVTQWIVNALFGGYAIANVLKWYWWRLNGYGYFWGMATGIAASLLLPYVDVSFIPLTPDLAKFPIMLIISLIGCLAGSYLTAPQPMAELVEFYKTVRPWGFWKPVHDQAVAEDPGFVNHSSFRRDMVNVLVGIVWQTSIITLPVYLILGKYVYLFAGLAVTVLASWVLKRNWYDKLEEN from the coding sequence ATGCAGTTACAGGCCATAGATATCGTAATTATTGTCGGATACCTTATTCTGACAATAATCATAGGATTTTATATTTCCAAAAGAGCTTCCGCCAATATGGAATCCTATTTCCTCGGCGGCAACTCCATGCCCTGGTATATACTGGGAATTTCCAATGCTTCGGGCATGTTTGACATTACCGGTACGATGTGGCTGGTGGCGCTGATATTTGTCTATGGGGTAAAAAGTATATGGATTCCCTGGCTGTGGCCGGTATTTAATCAGATATTTCTGATGGTATTCTTATCGATGTGGCTTCGCCGGTCAAATGTTATGACAGGTGCAGAGTGGATCAATACCCGGTTTGGGGACAGGAAAGATGCCAAATTTGCCAACATCATCGTCATTGTATTTGCATTGGTGAGCGTTATCGGTTTTCTGGCTTATGCGTTTCAGGGGATTGGTAAATTTTCCTATACATTTCTTCCCCATTCCATCGAATCTTCAGCTTTTGGTACGATACCATTGACTCCCAATGTGTACGGACTGATTTTTATTGGGATAACGGCCATCTATGTGATTAAGGGTGGGATGTATAGTGTAGTGCTTACGGAGGTGCTCCAGTTTGCTATTATGACAATTGCCTCGATTTCGGTCGGCGTCATTGCTATTTTTTCAGTTTCGCCCGAAACCATACAGGCGATTGTTCCGGATGACTGGCACAATATTTTTTTCGGGTGGAAACTTACCATGGACTGGCAGGGGACGATGGCTTCGGTCAATGATAAAATCGTATCGGATGGCTACGAATTGTTTACTTTCTTTTTTGTGATGATGGTCTTTAAGGGGGTGCTGGTGAGTCTGGCAGGGCCTGCCCCCAACTATGATATGCAAAGGGTGCTCGCTACAAAATCTCCCAAAGAAGCCGCCATGATGAGCGGATTTGTTACTGTTGCATTATTTTTTCCCCGTTATATGCTCATTGCCGGAATCGCTGTCATGGGCCTGGTCGGGCTTCACGAGGTGGGATTTGATCCGATATATAATGCAGCAGAATCAGCTACAGACTTCGAACTGGTACTTCCCTATGTGATAAAAACGTATCTGCCGGTAGGTTTGCTGGGCCTGCTGCTGGCCGGACTTCTGGCTGCGTTTATGTCCACTGTTGCCGCTACGGTTAATGCTGCCCCTGCTTATCTGGTGAATGATATCTATAAAAAATATATTCGCCCCGATGCCACTGAGAAAACCTATGTCAGAATGAGCTATCTCGCCACGATTGCCATTGTGATTATTGGCGTAACTTTTGGCTACGCCACCGATTCGATCAATCAGGTTACACAGTGGATTGTCAACGCGCTCTTTGGCGGTTATGCCATCGCCAATGTGCTAAAATGGTACTGGTGGAGGCTCAATGGTTATGGTTATTTCTGGGGAATGGCAACAGGTATTGCAGCCTCACTGTTACTGCCTTATGTGGACGTTTCATTCATTCCCCTGACTCCTGATCTCGCCAAGTTTCCTATCATGCTGATTATTTCTCTGATCGGATGTCTGGCCGGCAGCTACCTGACCGCTCCCCAGCCTATGGCGGAACTGGTAGAATTTTACAAAACCGTGCGCCCGTGGGGATTCTGGAAACCCGTGCACGATCAGGCAGTGGCAGAAGATCCCGGATTTGTCAATCATTCCTCTTTCCGCAGGGATATGGTAAATGTACTGGTCGGTATTGTCTGGCAAACTTCCATCATTACCCTGCCCGTTTATCTGATACTTGGAAAATATGTATATTTATTTGCAGGTCTGGCGGTTACAGTGCTTGCATCCTGGGTGCTGAAACGCAACTGGTATGACAAACTGGAAGAAAACTGA
- a CDS encoding glycosidase, with protein sequence MEYSEFKEKVQHLLHQHEVLIRRINPKHPNGNGIYDRYEYPVLTAAHTPVTWRYDLDFHTNPYLMERMGINAVFNPGAMLWEDKILLIARVEGADRKSFFGIAESKNGIDEFQFWDLPVLLPEVEDPDVNVYDMRMTIHEDGWIYGVFCTERKDPQAPPGDMSAAVAQCGIIRTRNMQDWERLPDLKTPSPQQRNCVLHPEFVEGKYAFYTRPQDDFINPGSGGGIGWGLLEDITHPVISEEIIVNYKAYHTIKEMKNGQGPAPIKTEHGWLHLAHGVRNTAAGLRYVLYTFMTDLEKPWVVTYEPGGYFIAPQGKERVGDVSNVVFSNGWVKKDNGEVYIYYASADTRIHVATTTVDKLVDYTINTPPDGMRSVACVEDRTAMIRKNLILLQDKKQFAN encoded by the coding sequence ATGGAGTATTCAGAATTTAAAGAGAAGGTGCAACACCTATTGCACCAGCATGAGGTGCTTATCCGGCGGATAAACCCCAAACACCCCAACGGAAACGGAATCTATGACAGGTACGAATATCCGGTGCTAACGGCTGCACATACGCCTGTTACCTGGCGTTATGACCTTGATTTTCACACCAACCCCTATTTAATGGAACGTATGGGAATCAATGCAGTATTTAATCCCGGTGCGATGTTGTGGGAAGATAAGATCCTGCTTATCGCACGTGTTGAGGGAGCCGACAGAAAATCATTCTTTGGCATTGCCGAGAGTAAAAATGGTATTGACGAATTTCAGTTTTGGGATTTGCCCGTTCTGCTTCCGGAAGTCGAAGACCCGGATGTGAATGTCTATGATATGCGTATGACTATCCACGAAGATGGCTGGATATACGGGGTGTTTTGTACCGAAAGAAAAGATCCTCAGGCCCCTCCCGGAGATATGAGTGCAGCCGTTGCCCAATGCGGCATAATCCGCACCCGAAATATGCAGGACTGGGAGCGCCTGCCTGATCTCAAAACCCCCTCGCCACAGCAGCGCAACTGTGTGCTGCACCCGGAGTTTGTGGAGGGAAAATACGCGTTTTACACACGTCCGCAGGACGACTTTATCAACCCCGGCAGCGGCGGCGGCATCGGCTGGGGGTTGCTGGAAGATATCACGCACCCGGTGATTTCTGAAGAAATCATCGTCAATTACAAAGCTTACCATACAATCAAAGAAATGAAAAACGGCCAGGGGCCTGCTCCGATCAAAACGGAACACGGCTGGCTCCATCTGGCACATGGTGTGCGAAATACCGCTGCCGGACTTCGGTACGTCCTTTATACCTTTATGACGGATCTGGAAAAACCCTGGGTCGTTACCTATGAACCCGGAGGTTATTTTATCGCTCCACAGGGAAAAGAGAGGGTAGGGGATGTCTCCAACGTCGTTTTCAGCAACGGATGGGTAAAAAAAGATAATGGAGAAGTCTATATCTACTATGCTTCGGCAGACACGCGCATTCATGTCGCGACGACGACGGTAGATAAACTGGTCGATTATACCATCAACACGCCGCCGGACGGCATGCGCTCTGTTGCCTGTGTGGAAGACCGCACAGCCATGATCCGGAAGAATCTGATTCTCTTACAGGACAAAAAACAATTTGCTAACTAG